The genomic segment AAGGCGACGAAGAAGAAGGCAGCCAAGAAGACCGCGAAGAAGTCTGCCAAGAAGGCCGCCCCGAAGAAGGCTGCCAAGAAGACAGCAAAGAAGGCGGCGGCCAAGAAGGCTGCTCCGAAGAAGGCCGCGAAGAAGGCGGCACCGAAGAAGGCGAAGGCAGCGCCTGCTCCGAAGCCGTCGGCACCGACGGAAACCCCGGCGCCCGCCGAGACAAGCTGGGCGATGCCTTCGTCTTCTGCGGAAGCGGCGCCTGCCGAGGGACAGGGGTAGGAAGGCGACCTTTCATCGCCTTCGGACTGTCACTTCAGACTGTCGCTTCAGACTGTCACTTGGACTACAGCTTGGGACTGTAACAAGAAGGCCGCGGCATCCTGATGCTGCGGCCTTTTTGCATCGCCGCAAGCCAGCCTCGGCCGCCGTGCCCGGCCCAGCCTGATTCGTAAGCGCAGATGTCACGCCGCCGGCTTGTCCCCGGGCTTACACGGGTCTGCCGTGCCCTCTAGAGGGCAAATGATGTGATCGAGAAGCCACACCGGCTGACAACCTTTCTTAGAATCGTCAAAACGCCCAAAAAGTCGGCAGATGCCCGCGCTTTTTGCTTCACCGTTCCGATCCACCGATCCAAATTGCCGCAGTAACGCAATTTTGCAGGTAGGCCGCATGTCCCGGGGGGCTTCCGGGGGCGACTGCTGAGTAAGAACGGGTAAATGGGGACCGAAATGAAAAAAGTGGCTTTGTTGGCAACGGCGCTGGCAATTGTGACGACGGGCTCGGCTTTCGCGGCAGACTTGCGCGTAAAGGCACTGAAAGCCCCGCCGCCGCCGGCCTTCGATCCGTGGGATATCGCCTTCGGCGCCGGCATCATGAGCGATTACATCTTCCGCGGCATCACCCAGTCCAACCATAATCCGTCGGTCACGGCCTATTTCGAGCCGCGCTACAACGTCAACAAGGACCTCCAGCTCTACATCGGTACGTCTGCCTCGAGCATCTCGTTCCCGAACCGTGCTGCGGCCGAAGTCGACATCTACGGCGGTATCCGCCCGACCTTCGGCATGTTCGCCTTCGACTTCGGTGTCTGGGGCTACCTCTATCCGGGCGGAAGCTGCTTCGGCTCGCAGGGGACCTTGGCGCAGGGCAATTGCGGCAGCGACATCGATTACTCGCAGGGCGCCATCGGCCTTCCCATCAACGGCAACTTCGCCAAGAAGGACGCGAGCTTCTTCGAGGCCTATGCCAAGCTGAACGTCACCCTCAACGATCAGTGGACGGTCGGCTTCAACGAGTACTACTCGCCGAACTTCCTGAACCTCGGTGCCTGGGGCAATTACGCCTCGGTCACCGCCAAGTGGACCGCGCCAAGCACAATCTTCGGCGCCAGTGGCGTCGGCATGTACGTGTCGGGTGAGTTCGGCCGGCAGTGGCTCGGCACTTCGGACATCTTCTACGGCATCGCGGGCGATCCGGTGTATGCGAACGGCATCAAGGAGCCGAGCTACAACACCTGGAACGTTGGCGTCGGCTTCACCTACAAGGTGTTCACGCTCGATCTGCGCTACTACGACACCGATCTGAACAAGGGCGACTGCAACGCCTTCACCAGCGATCACACCGCGAAGTTCAGCAGCAGCTTCACCCCCATCAACCCGGGCGGCTTCGGCTCCAACTGGTGCAGCGCGGCTGGCGTCGCCAAGCTCTCGTTCGACCTGACGGCGATGACCAACCTGAAGTAAGTTTCTTTCCGAAACGACTTCGCGAGGGCGGCAGGGCAACCTGCCGCCCTTTTGCTTTGGGCGGCGGAGGTAGGAAGAGACGGGGCGGGCCGGCCAAGATACTACTAAGCTGCGTTAGGGGCTTGCGAACCGGCAGGACGCCGCCGCTGCCTCACACTCCGTCATTGCGAGCGCAGCGAAGCAATCCAGAGTCTTTCCGCCTAGGCAGTCTGGATTGCTTCGTCGCAAAGGCTCCTCGCAATGACGAGGCCCAAGTTGGGGCCGTCCCTCAGACCGTAAGGACAGCGGGCGAGGCCGCCTGCGCCTCAGCGCGCCGCGCTCGGCTCCGCCGCCGCCCGCTCGCCGCCGACCACGTGGATCGCGCCGTCCTTCACCAGCGTCACCTTGCGGGTGTGGAAGGCGTCGAGCGTCGAGCGGTGGCCGATCGAGACGATGGTGGCTTGCGGCAGCTTCTCCGCCAGCAGCCGGTAGAGCCGGGCTTCCGACGGCTCGTCGAGCGAGGCGGTAGCCTCGTCCAGGAACAGATAGTCCGGCGCATGCAGCAGCGCGCGCGCAAGCCCGAGACGCTGCTGCTCGCCCAGCGAGAGCATCCGGTTCCAGTGGCCGTCCTCCGCGAGCCGTTCGGCGAGATCGGGCAGCCCGACCGCGATCAGGGCGTCGCGGACCTGCGTGGCCTCGAACGCGCCGGACGCTGCCGGATAGACCACGGCATCGCGCAACATGCCGAGCGGGAAATAGGGCCGCTGTGGCAGCATCATCAGCTTGGCCTTCTCCGGGATGACAACCGTGCCGGTGCCGAACGGCCAGATGCCGGCGATGGCCCGGAACAGCGTGGACTTGCCGGAGCCGGACGGCCCGGTCACCAGCACGCGCTCCGAGGCCTGAATGGTGAAGGCCTTGGCGGCCACCAGCGGGGTGCCGTTGGGCAGGTTCACGCAGAGCTGCGCGAGATCGACATGGCGCCCGGCGACCTCCAGCGTGATGGCCGGCTCATGCGCCGGCAAATTGACGGCCGAGGCGACCGACATCTCGAAGCCATCGAGACGGGCAACGATCGAGCGCCATTCCGCCAGCGACCGGTAAGCCGTGACGAAGAACGACAGCGCACCTTGGACGCTGGAGAAGGCGGATGCGGTCTGCATCATGTCGCCGAGCTGGATCTTCTTGGCGAAGAACGCCGGCGCCACCAGCACGTAGGGAAACAGCACGGCGGCCTGCTGGTAGCTGGCCGTGAACGCGGTGAGGCGCTTGGTCCGGCTCATGATGCCGTACCAATTGGCGATCACGAAGCCGAAGCGATCGAGCAGGCGGGCACGTTCGGCGCCTTCACCCCTGAGCAGCGCGATCTGCTCGGAATTCTCGCGCACGCGGACGAGGTTGAAGCGGAAGTCGGCTTCATAACGCTGCTGCTCGAAATTGAGGTTGACCAGCGGCGAGCCGATCCAGTGCGTCAGCGCGGTGCCGAAGATCGCGTAGATCAGCGCGCCCCAGCACAGATAGCCGGGGATCATGACATCGGTGCCGAACAGGCGCAGCGGCGCGGCGTTGGAAAGGCCCCAAAGGATGATCACGAAGGAAAACAGCGTCACGATCGACGAGAGCAGGCCGAGCCCGATGGTCAGCGTCTGCTCGACGAAATTCTTGACGTCCTCGGTGATGCGCTGGTCCGGGTTGTCGGCCGCATCGCCCTTGAGCTGCATGCGATAGTGCGTCGAGCCCGCCAGCCACTCGCCGAGGTAATGTCGCGTCAGCCATTGCCGCCAGCGGATCTGGAGCCATTGGTTCAGGTACAGCTTGTAGACAGCCAGCGCGATATAGGTCGAGGCCAGCGCGACGAAGATCCAGATCTGCGTGACGAAAGCGTCCCAGTCGCTGTTCTGGAGCGCGCTGTAGAACCGGTTCTGCCACTGGTTCACCAGCACGTCGATCGCGACCAGCGCCAGCTCCATCGCGACCACCGCCGCGAGCAGGCCGCGGCCGGCCCATTTGTCCTCGGATCGGAAATAGGGGGCGGCGATTCGCCAGACGATCGCGAGCGTGGCGCTGATGTTCTTCACAGAGCAGGGTCTCCTCGGGGGATGTGCACAAATGCCCGGAGCCAAAGACCTGAGGCAACGGCGAAAATGGGCGCACTTAGACTAAAGTCGCAAGATCTGCAATTTGCGTTGGCTTGTCGCAGCTTGCAACCCTAGCATGGGCTTCGATGCCGCGGGGTGGGGTGCTCCGGGATTTCGCGACCTTGTGAGCGGCCGGGAACCGCTGCATTCACGAGGAATTCACGTCCAACGCGGGGGTTATCGCTCCCAGCGTCAAGCAGGACCGGCTCTCCACGCGGGCCGCCTGCCGCAAACATGCGTGGGAGAGGAAGACCATGTGGAATCAAATCTATGACCCGCTGCACAGCCCGGTGCTGTCGACGATCGCGGCGGCGGTGCCCGTCGTCACGCTGCTGGTTTTGATCGCAAGCGGTCGCGTCCAGGCGCATATCGCCGCCGTCATCGCCGTGATCGTGACCAACCTGATCACGATCTTCGTCTTCACCATGCCGGCGAACATGTCGATCCGCGCTTCGATGCTGGGGATCGTCACCGGGTTCTTCCCGATCGGCTGGATCGTTCTCAACGTCATCTTCCTCTACCAGGTCACGGTGACCACCGGGCGCTTCGAGCTGCTCAAGCGCGCGGT from the Bradyrhizobium sp. WBAH42 genome contains:
- a CDS encoding ABC transporter ATP-binding protein/permease; translation: MKNISATLAIVWRIAAPYFRSEDKWAGRGLLAAVVAMELALVAIDVLVNQWQNRFYSALQNSDWDAFVTQIWIFVALASTYIALAVYKLYLNQWLQIRWRQWLTRHYLGEWLAGSTHYRMQLKGDAADNPDQRITEDVKNFVEQTLTIGLGLLSSIVTLFSFVIILWGLSNAAPLRLFGTDVMIPGYLCWGALIYAIFGTALTHWIGSPLVNLNFEQQRYEADFRFNLVRVRENSEQIALLRGEGAERARLLDRFGFVIANWYGIMSRTKRLTAFTASYQQAAVLFPYVLVAPAFFAKKIQLGDMMQTASAFSSVQGALSFFVTAYRSLAEWRSIVARLDGFEMSVASAVNLPAHEPAITLEVAGRHVDLAQLCVNLPNGTPLVAAKAFTIQASERVLVTGPSGSGKSTLFRAIAGIWPFGTGTVVIPEKAKLMMLPQRPYFPLGMLRDAVVYPAASGAFEATQVRDALIAVGLPDLAERLAEDGHWNRMLSLGEQQRLGLARALLHAPDYLFLDEATASLDEPSEARLYRLLAEKLPQATIVSIGHRSTLDAFHTRKVTLVKDGAIHVVGGERAAAEPSAAR
- a CDS encoding histone, with the translated sequence MAKAKKKKSKKAKKAKKAVAAKKTAKKATKKKAAKKTAKKSAKKAAPKKAAKKTAKKAAAKKAAPKKAAKKAAPKKAKAAPAPKPSAPTETPAPAETSWAMPSSSAEAAPAEGQG
- a CDS encoding TorF family putative porin; the protein is MKKVALLATALAIVTTGSAFAADLRVKALKAPPPPAFDPWDIAFGAGIMSDYIFRGITQSNHNPSVTAYFEPRYNVNKDLQLYIGTSASSISFPNRAAAEVDIYGGIRPTFGMFAFDFGVWGYLYPGGSCFGSQGTLAQGNCGSDIDYSQGAIGLPINGNFAKKDASFFEAYAKLNVTLNDQWTVGFNEYYSPNFLNLGAWGNYASVTAKWTAPSTIFGASGVGMYVSGEFGRQWLGTSDIFYGIAGDPVYANGIKEPSYNTWNVGVGFTYKVFTLDLRYYDTDLNKGDCNAFTSDHTAKFSSSFTPINPGGFGSNWCSAAGVAKLSFDLTAMTNLK